In Paenibacillus sp. BIC5C1, a genomic segment contains:
- the map gene encoding type I methionyl aminopeptidase produces MIAKTEEDFNGLKEIGRIVAFIRDELVQRTVPGITTKELDDIAGELFEKEGAVSAPKSAYNFPGYTCISVNEEVAHGIPGQRVIQEGDLVNIDVSGSKNSYFADTGISFVVGEGEEVLTKICDVAKLAFEAGLKKAKPGSKKSGIGKAVFLTAKQHGLTVIKNLTGHGVGRNIHEAPDHIYNYNDTSDDELLKEGMVIAFEPFISTLEEQVYQKEDEWTFATEKSYVAQVEHTIILTKNGPIIVTQ; encoded by the coding sequence ATGATTGCAAAAACAGAAGAAGACTTTAATGGTTTGAAGGAAATTGGCAGAATTGTTGCCTTTATCAGAGATGAATTGGTACAAAGAACAGTTCCTGGCATAACGACGAAGGAACTTGATGATATAGCTGGAGAGCTTTTTGAGAAAGAAGGCGCAGTCTCAGCTCCAAAAAGTGCATATAATTTTCCTGGCTATACTTGCATTAGTGTTAATGAAGAAGTGGCACATGGTATTCCGGGGCAACGGGTTATTCAAGAAGGAGATCTAGTCAATATAGATGTCTCTGGCTCGAAAAACAGTTATTTCGCAGATACAGGAATCTCGTTTGTAGTAGGCGAAGGAGAAGAAGTGTTAACGAAAATATGCGACGTTGCTAAGCTAGCATTTGAAGCAGGTCTTAAAAAAGCAAAACCTGGTTCCAAAAAAAGCGGCATCGGAAAAGCGGTATTCCTAACAGCAAAACAGCATGGATTAACCGTAATTAAAAACCTTACAGGACATGGTGTTGGACGTAACATACACGAAGCACCTGACCATATTTATAATTATAACGATACATCGGATGATGAGTTATTAAAAGAAGGCATGGTTATTGCATTCGAACCATTTATCTCAACTTTAGAAGAACAAGTGTATCAAAAAGAAGACGAATGGACCTTTGCTACAGAAAAAAGCTATGTAGCTCAAGTGGAACATACGATTATCCTTACTAAAAATGGTCCGATTATTGTCACACAGTAA
- a CDS encoding carbohydrate ABC transporter permease, producing MTVWSKLRPYVLVAPSITVFSIFFLYPIFYMIFLSFYNWDFINPVKEFVGFNNFVELFKDSAFLQVLSNSLNYTLLSVSLSIVISLLLAIWLNREGAWYGFVQGALFSPHIVSLVSVSLVWMWLMDPKFGLLNGLLDMVGLPKLAWLSSPDSSLLSLVLVSVWKGVGYNALIFIAGLQSIPRDVYEASALDEANWWRKFYKITLPMLSPTLFFLIIINLISSFQVFETIAIMTNGGPINSTNTLVFYIYEYGFRYFKIGYASAAGVILLVVVGLLTLVYFKLLSRKVHYQ from the coding sequence ATGACTGTCTGGTCCAAGCTCCGTCCCTATGTATTGGTGGCTCCCTCCATCACAGTATTCTCCATTTTTTTCCTTTATCCAATCTTCTATATGATCTTCTTAAGCTTTTACAACTGGGATTTTATTAATCCTGTCAAAGAGTTCGTAGGATTTAATAACTTTGTTGAATTATTTAAGGATAGTGCATTTCTTCAGGTGTTAAGTAATTCCTTGAACTATACGCTTCTTTCCGTATCCTTATCCATTGTGATTTCACTTCTGCTTGCGATCTGGCTGAATCGGGAAGGGGCATGGTACGGGTTTGTTCAGGGTGCGCTTTTCAGTCCACATATTGTTTCACTTGTATCGGTCTCCCTGGTGTGGATGTGGCTGATGGATCCCAAATTCGGATTGCTTAACGGTTTGCTTGATATGGTTGGTTTGCCCAAACTGGCATGGCTGAGTAGTCCAGACAGTTCATTACTGTCGCTTGTGCTTGTTTCGGTCTGGAAAGGCGTGGGCTATAACGCCCTCATCTTCATCGCGGGCCTCCAAAGCATTCCCAGGGATGTGTATGAAGCCTCAGCGCTGGACGAGGCCAATTGGTGGCGCAAATTCTACAAAATTACGCTTCCCATGCTTTCGCCGACACTATTCTTCTTAATCATCATTAATCTGATCAGTTCATTCCAGGTGTTTGAGACCATTGCCATTATGACAAACGGGGGTCCAATCAATTCAACCAATACGCTCGTCTTTTACATCTACGAGTATGGATTCCGCTATTTCAAGATCGGTTATGCATCGGCAGCAGGAGTTATACTGCTCGTTGTCGTTGGTCTGCTTACGCTAGTCTACTTCAAGTTGCTGAGCCGCAAGGTTCACTACCAATAG
- a CDS encoding ABC transporter ATP-binding protein yields MAQIVLKQIEKSFKQDKVIEGLDLTIEDGSFTVLVGPSGCGKSTTLRMIAGLEKETGGEIWIGDHRVNEVEPGKRNVAMVFQNYALYPMMTVKENIEFGLVNRKVPRPERERLIKEITEVVGLAEYLHKKPQALSGGQRQRVALARAMVKSPAVFLMDEPLSNLDAKLRHQMRTELIQLHKRLGATFVFVTHDQVEAMSMGDRIVIMNKGRIQQADSPMKIYNDPDNVFTAQFIGTPPMNVIDRERILPFWNGQLHDDIGHIGFRPEKATMTLENRPQTGHIQFSAHIMTRETLGAEIIYQLDSALGLIAVKSFLKPLESAFEVNIIVSMQDLYYFDRNGVRARQHELSETGELIVLGGGYS; encoded by the coding sequence GTGGCTCAAATTGTATTAAAGCAGATCGAAAAAAGCTTCAAGCAGGACAAAGTTATCGAAGGTCTCGATCTGACCATTGAGGATGGTTCCTTTACGGTATTGGTCGGCCCGTCCGGCTGTGGAAAATCGACGACACTCCGCATGATTGCAGGACTTGAGAAAGAAACGGGTGGTGAAATTTGGATTGGGGACCATCGTGTCAATGAGGTAGAGCCGGGCAAGCGTAATGTGGCGATGGTATTTCAAAACTATGCATTATATCCAATGATGACAGTTAAGGAAAACATTGAGTTTGGATTAGTAAATCGCAAGGTGCCTCGGCCCGAACGTGAGCGACTGATCAAGGAGATCACCGAGGTCGTCGGCCTGGCAGAGTATTTGCATAAGAAACCCCAAGCTCTGTCCGGAGGTCAACGCCAGCGGGTTGCCTTGGCTCGGGCCATGGTTAAAAGTCCCGCAGTCTTCCTGATGGACGAGCCATTATCGAATCTGGATGCCAAGTTACGCCATCAGATGCGCACGGAACTGATTCAGCTTCACAAACGGCTGGGCGCAACCTTTGTTTTTGTAACTCATGACCAGGTTGAGGCCATGTCCATGGGAGATCGCATCGTCATCATGAATAAAGGGCGTATTCAACAAGCAGACAGTCCTATGAAAATCTACAATGATCCGGATAATGTTTTCACAGCGCAGTTTATCGGTACACCGCCGATGAATGTTATTGATCGTGAACGTATCCTGCCTTTTTGGAATGGGCAGCTTCATGATGATATTGGCCATATTGGCTTTCGACCAGAGAAAGCAACGATGACGCTTGAAAACAGACCGCAGACCGGGCATATTCAGTTCTCAGCTCATATCATGACACGCGAGACACTGGGAGCAGAGATCATCTATCAACTGGATTCCGCGCTTGGACTTATCGCCGTGAAGAGCTTCTTGAAACCGTTGGAGTCAGCTTTCGAGGTAAACATCATCGTGTCTATGCAGGATCTGTACTATTTTGATCGGAACGGTGTGCGTGCTCGTCAGCATGAGCTGTCCGAAACGGGAGAGCTGATTGTCCTGGGAGGAGGATATTCATGA
- a CDS encoding ABC transporter substrate-binding protein, protein MKKFGSVLLAATLALTLSACGASNSDGSTGAASGSNSNDTANKPIEITYWYSWGDKIAENNENLVKMFNESQDEVIVKAEYQGTYADQHSKAQAAFAAGNAPEVWQNEIASVGVFAESGMTQELTSFVEKDQLDMEDFIQGLMGNSYVNGKLYALPYLRSTPILYFNRTMLKEAGLDPAGPKNWAEFEDYARKLTIKDQRYGISMPVDIWLYEAFVRQSGGTMISEDGKSAAFDNETGIEPVKLWLKMKDEGTMSIGTTDDAGTQAKTDFHNQRSAMLFSSTADLTNNMKVAEEQGFELGTTFMPANDTFGVPTGGANLVMTSGLTPEKQEAAWKFIKWMTSKEQTIYASSFTGYLPSRISAVESDEMKKLYEEKPLFKVAVDQLEYAGPRPMQKVYPEIGEMIKNEILRAVVDSSVSAEAAVAEAAKKANALLNK, encoded by the coding sequence ATGAAAAAATTTGGATCTGTTTTGTTAGCGGCAACGCTTGCGCTTACTCTTTCAGCTTGTGGTGCTTCCAACTCCGATGGTTCAACCGGCGCTGCTTCCGGTAGCAATTCCAATGATACGGCCAACAAACCAATAGAGATTACATATTGGTACTCATGGGGAGACAAGATCGCCGAGAACAATGAGAACTTGGTTAAGATGTTTAATGAATCCCAAGATGAAGTGATCGTGAAGGCGGAATATCAAGGGACGTATGCAGATCAGCATTCAAAGGCACAGGCTGCTTTTGCAGCGGGCAATGCCCCCGAAGTATGGCAAAATGAAATTGCTTCAGTGGGTGTGTTTGCCGAATCAGGCATGACGCAGGAGTTGACTTCTTTTGTTGAGAAGGACCAGCTGGATATGGAAGATTTCATTCAAGGGCTAATGGGAAATTCCTATGTGAATGGAAAACTATATGCTCTCCCGTATTTACGCAGCACCCCGATTCTGTACTTTAATCGTACGATGCTGAAGGAGGCGGGACTGGATCCTGCTGGACCCAAGAATTGGGCAGAATTTGAAGATTATGCACGCAAGCTAACGATTAAGGATCAGCGTTACGGTATCTCGATGCCTGTCGATATTTGGCTTTATGAAGCTTTTGTAAGGCAGAGTGGAGGCACGATGATCAGCGAGGACGGAAAAAGTGCGGCATTTGATAATGAAACCGGCATTGAACCTGTGAAGCTGTGGCTCAAGATGAAGGATGAAGGTACTATGAGCATCGGTACGACCGATGATGCGGGTACGCAAGCCAAAACGGATTTCCACAATCAGCGTTCAGCGATGCTGTTCTCCTCCACTGCGGATCTGACCAATAATATGAAGGTTGCAGAAGAGCAGGGCTTTGAACTTGGAACGACATTTATGCCTGCAAATGATACGTTTGGAGTGCCGACAGGCGGTGCCAACCTGGTTATGACTTCTGGCTTGACTCCAGAAAAGCAGGAAGCGGCGTGGAAGTTTATCAAGTGGATGACCTCCAAAGAACAAACGATTTATGCAAGCTCCTTCACGGGCTATTTGCCTAGCCGAATCAGTGCAGTGGAGAGCGATGAAATGAAAAAGCTTTATGAGGAAAAGCCACTGTTCAAGGTGGCGGTAGACCAACTGGAATATGCGGGTCCACGTCCAATGCAGAAGGTTTATCCAGAGATTGGTGAGATGATCAAGAATGAGATTCTTCGTGCGGTTGTTGATTCTTCCGTTTCGGCAGAGGCCGCTGTAGCTGAAGCGGCGAAGAAGGCCAATGCCTTGCTGAATAAGTAG
- a CDS encoding metallophosphoesterase — translation MRLALLGDLHYSSMSHGTEEMRAARVRAYEHMFKAFLKEDADYHISIGDLTHEGTAQELRSIFSMLAKSEREFIHVLGNHDTYSLPKHEISMITGQVRYRAIDTPHVRLIFMDTAQEMNREDWGGELDEEQLTWIKGQIADSHEKQVLVFGHHPVFDTTARSTLDKLYIRPQDELRSIFNSRPEGGIYFCGHNHMNSIVKQGAWHYVQTAACLDVPAYRVIEVHEGEVIITHQRMLDTDLSNDIQSFCLDTPGFGPVANALGEENDLILSVRIASATQ, via the coding sequence ATGCGTCTGGCATTACTTGGTGATCTTCACTATTCAAGCATGAGTCACGGGACGGAAGAAATGAGGGCTGCAAGAGTCCGGGCATATGAGCATATGTTCAAGGCTTTTCTGAAGGAGGATGCGGACTATCATATCTCAATTGGTGATTTAACGCATGAAGGAACGGCTCAGGAACTTCGATCCATTTTCTCCATGCTTGCAAAAAGTGAACGGGAATTCATTCATGTGCTGGGTAATCATGATACGTATTCGCTGCCAAAGCATGAAATTTCCATGATAACAGGTCAGGTGCGCTACCGGGCTATTGATACGCCTCACGTCAGGTTGATTTTTATGGATACTGCCCAGGAAATGAATCGAGAGGATTGGGGAGGGGAGCTAGACGAAGAGCAGCTGACATGGATTAAAGGCCAAATTGCCGATTCACATGAAAAGCAAGTACTCGTCTTCGGGCATCATCCGGTATTTGATACGACTGCGCGCTCGACATTAGATAAGCTTTACATCCGCCCCCAGGATGAACTGAGGAGCATATTCAACAGTCGACCGGAAGGTGGAATCTATTTTTGCGGGCATAACCACATGAATTCCATCGTTAAGCAAGGAGCATGGCATTATGTACAGACTGCAGCTTGTCTCGATGTACCAGCATACCGCGTTATTGAAGTTCATGAGGGTGAAGTAATAATAACTCACCAACGTATGCTGGATACTGATCTCAGTAATGATATTCAGAGTTTTTGTCTTGATACGCCCGGCTTTGGACCTGTTGCTAATGCATTGGGTGAAGAAAACGACCTTATCTTATCCGTTCGAATAGCATCGGCCACACAATAA
- a CDS encoding carbohydrate ABC transporter permease: protein MARKSLLRTLNITATIALVAIFAIPFLWMISTSLKSYPETVIFPPKWIPSKVMWSNFQAAWESGPFLKYLMNSVVVSVSILVLQFTTIILAAYAFARYSFKGDKLLFGITMVTLMIPGQLIFLPVYLLMSKWGLINNLLALILPFSSSAFGIFMLRQSFKQVQEELIEAARLDQAPEWKIILKIMVPMARPTLVTFALFSFIAHWNDYFWPLVMTTSDAARTLPIGISKLREVDGGAAWHILMAGNMILVVPILIVFLFGQRQIIKAFVYSGVK from the coding sequence ATGGCAAGGAAGTCATTGCTACGTACGCTCAATATTACTGCCACAATAGCATTGGTTGCGATTTTTGCTATCCCTTTTCTATGGATGATTTCAACATCTTTGAAGTCTTACCCGGAGACGGTAATTTTTCCACCCAAGTGGATTCCCTCCAAGGTGATGTGGAGCAATTTCCAAGCGGCGTGGGAATCGGGGCCTTTTTTGAAATATCTAATGAACAGCGTTGTTGTATCGGTCAGCATACTCGTTCTTCAATTCACGACGATAATATTGGCGGCCTATGCTTTTGCAAGATACTCCTTCAAAGGAGACAAGCTGTTATTCGGGATTACGATGGTGACCTTGATGATTCCTGGTCAGCTCATTTTCCTACCTGTGTATTTGTTGATGAGCAAGTGGGGACTTATTAACAATTTGCTGGCACTCATTCTGCCCTTCTCTTCCAGTGCCTTTGGCATATTCATGCTCAGGCAGTCATTCAAGCAAGTACAGGAAGAGCTTATTGAAGCTGCGCGACTTGACCAGGCGCCGGAATGGAAGATCATTCTTAAGATTATGGTGCCAATGGCGCGTCCAACGTTAGTAACATTCGCATTGTTCAGCTTCATTGCACACTGGAATGATTATTTCTGGCCGCTCGTGATGACAACCTCCGATGCAGCAAGAACGCTTCCGATCGGGATCTCTAAGCTGCGCGAGGTTGACGGAGGAGCTGCCTGGCATATTTTGATGGCTGGAAACATGATTTTGGTCGTTCCGATTCTTATTGTTTTCTTATTTGGACAACGTCAAATTATTAAAGCATTTGTCTATTCGGGTGTTAAATAA